In the genome of Cupriavidus malaysiensis, one region contains:
- a CDS encoding ATP-dependent Clp protease ATP-binding subunit, with translation MPALCDLCHARPAVARVSVTEDGARRTLSICDYHYRQLLRHQEMLNPFDSLLGAGSGLSRWLGEAGEAGEAGYGASLAAEVPRESVDPTDAFSEQTLELLQRAAEKAHELRRGELDSEHLLYVLADNDIAAALLKELKLSAADIRAYIDEHAHTGRADPGMPLERMTVSPRLKKALQFAFQASHELGHSYVGPEHLLIGLAAVPDSIAGALLRKYGVTPEALRQKVVKVVGKGAEDGRIEQGTGTPHLDKVGRDLTAMARQGKLDPVLGRSQEIESTIEVLARRKKNNPVLIGEPGVGKTAIVEGLAQRIVNGDVPEVLRDKRLVEVNINAMVAGAKYRGEFEERAKQLIDEVTARQDELILFVDELHTIVGAGQGGGEGGLDIANVLKPALARGELSLIGATTLNEYQKYIEKDAALERRFQPVLVPEPTVEQTIVILRGLRDKLEAHHQVTFSDEAFVAAAELADRYVTSRFLPDKAIDLIDQAAARVRIGATSRPAAIQELEAEVAQLKREQDYAASRKRFDEAKGFEERIGARRKELDEQVEAWQRKTGSETLEVTVAVVAEVVSRLTGIPVAELTQEERQKLLAMEATLRERVIGQDDAVVAVSDAVRLSRAGLGHANRPIATLLFLGPTGVGKTELAKALAETVFGDEQAIIRIDMSEYMERHAVARLIGAPPGYVGYEEGGQLTERVRRRPYSVILLDEIEKAHPDVYNVLLQVFDDGRLTDGKGRVVDFTHTILIATSNLGASIIMENLARPEASRQSDKAIREALMGVLKGHFRPEFLNRIDEIIVFHALSEANIRAIVQIQLDRIARTAAAQDIRLEFGEGLVAHLVELGYQPEFGARELKRQIRQVIETRLAKQILGDALQSGDSVRIDFDQDSGEVRFDKLAAAAGAASGPASAAGPAPAPASGADGAGAPAAHKAARPPAAKPAKRAARANGDRPGQPG, from the coding sequence ATGCCAGCCCTCTGCGATCTCTGCCATGCCCGCCCCGCCGTTGCCCGCGTCTCGGTGACGGAGGACGGCGCGCGCCGCACGCTCTCGATCTGCGACTACCACTACCGGCAGTTGCTGCGGCACCAGGAGATGCTCAATCCATTCGATTCCCTGCTCGGCGCGGGCAGCGGGCTGTCCCGCTGGCTCGGCGAGGCGGGCGAGGCGGGCGAGGCGGGATACGGCGCATCGCTCGCCGCCGAGGTGCCGCGCGAGTCGGTCGATCCCACCGATGCCTTCAGCGAGCAGACGCTGGAGCTGCTGCAGCGTGCCGCGGAGAAGGCGCACGAACTGCGCCGCGGCGAACTCGACAGCGAGCATCTCCTCTACGTGCTGGCCGACAACGATATCGCCGCCGCCCTGCTCAAGGAATTGAAGCTGTCCGCCGCCGATATCCGTGCCTATATCGATGAGCATGCGCACACCGGTCGGGCGGATCCCGGCATGCCGCTCGAACGCATGACGGTGTCGCCGCGCCTGAAGAAGGCGCTCCAGTTCGCCTTCCAGGCCTCGCACGAGCTCGGCCACTCCTACGTCGGCCCGGAGCACCTTCTGATCGGGCTGGCCGCGGTGCCGGACAGCATCGCCGGCGCCCTGCTCAGGAAGTACGGCGTGACACCGGAGGCATTGCGCCAGAAGGTGGTCAAGGTGGTCGGCAAGGGCGCGGAGGATGGTCGGATCGAGCAAGGCACGGGCACCCCGCATCTCGACAAGGTCGGGCGCGATCTCACCGCGATGGCGCGGCAGGGCAAGCTCGACCCGGTGCTGGGCCGCTCGCAGGAGATCGAAAGCACGATCGAGGTGCTGGCGCGGCGCAAGAAGAACAATCCGGTGCTGATCGGCGAGCCCGGCGTCGGCAAGACGGCGATCGTCGAAGGCCTCGCGCAGCGGATCGTCAACGGCGATGTGCCGGAGGTCCTGCGCGACAAGCGGCTGGTGGAGGTGAACATCAACGCGATGGTCGCCGGGGCGAAGTACCGTGGCGAGTTCGAGGAGCGCGCCAAGCAGCTGATCGACGAAGTCACCGCCAGGCAGGACGAGCTGATCCTGTTCGTCGATGAGCTGCACACCATTGTCGGCGCGGGGCAGGGCGGCGGCGAAGGCGGCCTGGACATCGCCAACGTGTTGAAGCCGGCGCTGGCGCGCGGCGAGCTGAGCCTGATCGGCGCCACCACGCTGAACGAGTACCAGAAGTACATCGAGAAGGACGCGGCCCTGGAGCGCCGCTTCCAGCCTGTGCTGGTGCCGGAGCCCACGGTGGAGCAGACCATCGTGATCCTGCGCGGCCTGCGCGACAAGCTCGAAGCCCATCACCAGGTGACCTTCTCGGACGAGGCCTTCGTCGCGGCCGCGGAGCTGGCCGATCGCTACGTCACCTCGCGTTTCCTGCCGGACAAGGCCATCGACCTGATCGACCAGGCCGCCGCGCGCGTGCGCATCGGCGCGACCTCGCGCCCTGCGGCGATCCAGGAGCTGGAGGCGGAGGTGGCCCAGCTCAAGCGCGAGCAGGACTATGCGGCCTCGCGCAAGCGCTTCGACGAGGCGAAGGGATTCGAAGAGCGCATCGGCGCCAGGCGCAAGGAGCTGGACGAGCAGGTCGAGGCGTGGCAGCGCAAGACCGGCTCGGAGACGCTGGAAGTGACGGTGGCCGTGGTGGCGGAGGTGGTGTCGCGCCTGACCGGCATCCCGGTCGCCGAGCTGACCCAGGAAGAGCGGCAGAAGCTGCTGGCCATGGAAGCCACGCTGCGCGAACGGGTGATCGGCCAGGACGATGCCGTGGTCGCGGTCAGCGATGCGGTGCGGCTGTCGCGCGCCGGGCTCGGGCATGCCAACCGGCCGATCGCGACCCTGCTGTTCCTCGGCCCGACCGGCGTCGGCAAGACCGAACTGGCCAAGGCCCTGGCCGAGACCGTGTTCGGCGACGAGCAGGCCATCATCCGCATCGACATGTCCGAGTACATGGAGCGCCACGCGGTGGCGCGGCTGATCGGTGCGCCGCCGGGCTACGTCGGCTACGAAGAGGGCGGCCAGCTCACCGAGCGCGTGCGGCGGCGTCCCTACAGCGTGATCCTGCTCGACGAGATCGAGAAGGCGCACCCCGATGTCTACAACGTGCTGCTGCAGGTGTTCGACGATGGCCGCCTCACCGACGGCAAGGGACGGGTGGTGGACTTCACCCACACCATCCTGATCGCCACCAGCAACCTCGGTGCCTCGATCATCATGGAGAACCTGGCGCGGCCCGAGGCCTCGCGCCAGTCCGACAAGGCCATCCGCGAGGCCCTGATGGGCGTGCTCAAGGGGCATTTCCGTCCCGAGTTCCTCAACCGGATCGACGAGATCATCGTGTTCCACGCCTTGTCCGAGGCGAACATCCGCGCCATCGTGCAGATCCAGCTCGACCGCATCGCGCGCACCGCGGCCGCCCAGGACATCCGGCTGGAGTTCGGCGAGGGGCTGGTCGCGCACCTGGTCGAGCTCGGCTACCAGCCCGAGTTCGGCGCGCGCGAACTGAAGCGGCAGATCCGCCAGGTCATCGAGACGCGGCTCGCCAAGCAGATCCTGGGCGATGCGCTGCAGTCGGGCGACAGCGTGCGCATCGATTTCGACCAGGACAGCGGCGAAGTGCGTTTCGACAAGCTGGCTGCGGCTGCCGGCGCGGCCTCCGGACCCGCCTCCGCCGCCGGGCCGGCGCCGGCGCCGGCGTCCGGAGCCGACGGCGCGGGCGCGCCGGCCGCGCACAAGGCGGCGCGGCCCCCGGCGGCCAAGCCTGCCAAGCGGGCGGCGCGCGCGAACGGCGACCGCCCCGGGCAGCCTGGATAG
- a CDS encoding DUF2474 domain-containing protein: MDERAARRETWRRRWRQAAWMVGLWAGGVVSVALVAELIRLAMQAAGMKSH, from the coding sequence ATGGACGAGAGGGCGGCACGCAGGGAAACGTGGCGCCGCCGCTGGCGCCAGGCGGCCTGGATGGTCGGGCTGTGGGCGGGCGGTGTCGTTTCGGTGGCGCTGGTGGCCGAACTGATCCGGCTGGCGATGCAGGCCGCGGGAATGAAATCGCACTGA